In Vitis vinifera cultivar Pinot Noir 40024 chromosome 11, ASM3070453v1, a genomic segment contains:
- the LOC104880799 gene encoding probable xyloglucan endotransglucosylase/hydrolase protein 23 gives MASLSFPSHRASLWGYTPVYGLQMTGQQEGGLVKTHWSQAPFTASFRSLNADACILYSGTSSCSWDSPPWLSQVLDFKDQQKMKWVEDNYMIYNYCADTGRFPQGLPTECTVT, from the coding sequence atggCATCTCTCTCATTCCCTTCCCACAGAGCCAGCCTATGGGGATATACTCCAGTTTATGGATTGCAGATGACTGGGCAACAAGAGGGGGGCCTTGTCAAGACTCACTGGAGCCAAGCTCCTTTCACGGCTTCCTTTAGGAGCTTGAATGCTGATGCTTGTATATTGTATTCTGGAACATCTTCTTGCAGTTGGGACTCTCCTCCATGGCTCTCACAAGTGCTTGATTTCAAGGACCAGCAGAAGATGAAATGGGTTGAGGACAACTACATGATTTACAACTACTGCGCTGATACAGGGCGGTTCCCCCAGGGCCTTCCTACAGAATGCACAGTAACTTAA
- the LOC100261619 gene encoding probable xyloglucan endotransglucosylase/hydrolase protein 23: MAPIYSSFSVVSTALLISVVASFLMAASAGNFYQDFDITWGDGRAKILNNGELLTLSLDKTSGSGFQSKNEYLFGKIDMQLKLVPGNSAGTVTAYYLSSQGPTHDEIDFEFLGNLSGDPYILHTNVFSQGKGNREQQFYLWFDPTADFHTYSILWNPQRIIFSVDGTPIREFKNSESIGVSYPKNQPMRIYSSLWNADDWATRGGLVKTDWSQAPFTASYRNFNADACIWSSGASSCSSNTPTSTSTNTEWYSQELDSTSQERMKWVQKNYMIYNYCSDTKRFPQGLPPECTTTTMS, translated from the exons ATGGCACCCATCTATTCTTCTTTTTCAGTTGTTTCAACAGCCCTGCTAATCTCTGTAGTGGCGAGCTTCTTAATGGCTGCCTCAGCAGGTAACTTCTACCAAGACTTTGACATCACTTGGGGAGACGGGCGTGCTAAGATACTCAACAATGGAGAGCTTCTCACTCTTTCCCTTGACAAGACCTCTGGATCTGGTTTCCAGTCCAAGAACGAGTATCTGTTTGGCAAGATTGATATGCAGCTCAAACTTGTTCCTGGAAACTCTGCTGGCACTGTCACTGCCTATTAT TTATCTTCACAAGGGCCAACCCATGATGAAATCGACTTCGAATTCCTGGGCAATCTCAGTGGTGATCCATACATTCTTCACACTAATGTGTTCAGCCAAGGCAAGGGAAACAGAGAACAGCAGTTCTACCTTTGGTTTGACCCAACTGCTGATTTCCATACCTATTCCATACTTTGGAATCCCCAGCGGATTAT CTTCTCTGTGGATGGCACCCCCATCAGGGAGTTCAAGAACTCTGAGTCAATCGGTGTTTCATACCCAAAGAACCAGCCCATGAGGATATACTCCAGTCTCTGGAATGCAGATGACTGGGCAACAAGAGGTGGGCTTGTCAAGACAGACTGGAGCCAAGCTCCCTTCACTGCTTCCTATAGGAACTTCAATGCAGATGCTTGCATCTGGTCTTCTGGAGCTTCTTCTTGCAGTTCAAATACTCCCACTTCTACCTCCACCAATACAGAGTGGTACTCACAAGAGCTTGATTCCACAAGCCAAGAGAGAATGAAATGGGTGCAGAAGAATTACATGATCTACAATTACTGCTCTGACACCAAGCGATTCCCACAGGGCCTTCCTCCTGAATGCACTACCACCACCATGTCATAG
- the LOC100256520 gene encoding probable xyloglucan endotransglucosylase/hydrolase protein 23: MNWVLLFDDNCCLYIFNRVQLLTEPSSRSPSTFPHDTYYKTPTYPRHSLHFHAQNYFHFSSLNSHSMASPSTWNLSPKLFLVSLLLGSFVVASVGNLYQDFEITWGDGRAKILNNGELLTLSLDKTSGSGFQSKNEYLFGKIDMQLKLVPGNSAGTVTAYYLSSQGPTHDEIDFEFLGNLSGDPYILHTNVFSQGKGNREQQFYLWFDPTADFHTYSILWNPQRIIFSVDGTPIREFKNSESIGVSYPKNQPMRIYSSLWNADDWATRGGLVKTDWSQAPFTASYRNFNADACIWSSGASSCSSTTPSSTSTSGQWYSQELDSTSQERMKWVQKNYMIYNYCTDTKRFPQGLPPECTATTLS; this comes from the exons ATGAACTGGGTTTTGCTATTTGATGACAACTGTTGTCTTTACATCTTCAACCGTGTACAGCTGCTGACTGAACCTTCTTCTCGATCTCCTTCCACTTTCCCCCACGACACCTACTATAAAACCCCCACATACCCACGCCATTCTCTTCACTTCCACGCTCAAAACTACTTCCATTTCTCGTCTCTAAATTCACATTCAATGGCTTCTCCTTCTACTTGGAATCTTTCACCAAAGTTGTTCTTGGTCTCTCTTCTGCTCGGTTCCTTTGTGGTTGCTTCTGTTGGTAACTTGTACCAGGATTTTGAAATCACTTGGGGTGATGGCCGTGCCAAGATACTCAACAATGGAGAGCTTCTCACTCTCTCCCTTGACAAAACCTCTGGCTCTGGCTTCCAGTCCAAGAATGAGTATCTGTTTGGAAAGATTGATATGCAGCTGAAGCTTGTGCCTGGTAACTCAGCTGGCACTGTCACTGCCTACTAT CTATCTTCACAAGGGCCAACCCATGATGAGATAGACTTCGAATTCTTGGGGAATCTCAGTGGTGATCCATACATTCTTCACACTAATGTGTTCAGCCAGGGCAAGGGCAACAGAGAGCAGCAATTCTACCTCTGGTTTGACCCAACTGCTGATTTCCACACCTATTCCATCCTTTGGAACCCCCAGCGGATTAT CTTCTCAGTGGACGGCACCCCCATCAGAGAGTTCAAGAACTCTGAGTCCATAGGTGTTTCATATCCCAAGAACCAGCCCATGAGGATATACTCCAGCCTCTGGAATGCTGATGACTGGGCAACAAGAGGTGGGCTGGTCAAGACAGACTGGAGCCAAGCCCCCTTCACTGCTTCCTATAGGAACTTCAATGCAGATGCTTGCATTTGGTCTTCTGGAGCATCTTCTTGCAGTTCAACTACTCCCTCTTCTACCTCCACCAGTGGTCAGTGGTACTCACAAGAGCTAGATTCCACAAGCCAAGAGAGAATGAAATGGGTACAGAAGAATTACATGATCTACAATTACTGCACAGATACAAAGCGATTCCCACAAGGCCTTCCTCCTGAATGCACTGCCACCACCTTGTCTTAG
- the LOC100266747 gene encoding probable xyloglucan endotransglucosylase/hydrolase protein 23: MAPICSSSSAVSTALLMSVVVSFLMAASAGNFYQDFDITWGDGRGKILNNGELLTLSLDKPSGSGFQSKNEYLFGKIDMQLKLVPGNSAGTVTAYYLSSQGPTHDEIDFEFLGNLSGDPYILHTNVFSQGKGNREQQFYLWFDPTADFHTYSILWNPQRIIFSVDGTPIREFKNSESIGVPYPKNQPMRIYSSLWNADDWATRGGLVKTDWSQAPFTASYRNFNANACLWSSGSSSCSSTSPSSTSTNGGWYSQELDSTSQERMKWVQKNYMIYNYCADTKRFPQGLPPECSATTMS; encoded by the exons ATGGCACCCAtctgttcttcttcttcagctGTTTCAACAGCCCTGCTAATGTCTGTAGTGGTGAGCTTCTTAATGGCTGCCTCAGCAGGTAACTTCTACCAAGACTTTGATATCACTTGGGGGGATGGACGTGGTAAGATACTCAACAATGGAGAGCTTCTCACTCTTTCCCTTGACAAGCCCTCTGGATCTGGTTTCCAGTCCAAGAATGAGTATCTCTTTGGCAAGATTGATATGCAGCTCAAACTGGTCCCTGGAAATTCTGCTGGCACTGTCACAGCCTACTAT TTATCTTCACAAGGGCCAACCCATGATGAAATCGACTTTGAATTCCTGGGGAACCTCAGTGGGGACCCCTATATCCTCCACACTAATGTGTTCAGCCAAGGCAAGGGAAATAGAGAGCAGCAGTTCTACCTGTGGTTCGACCCAACTGCTGATTTCCACACCTATTCCATCCTCTGGAATCCCCAGCGCATTAT CTTCTCTGTGGATGGCACCCCCATCAGAGAGTTCAAGAACTCTGAATCCATAGGTGTCCCATACCCGAAGAACCAGCCCATGAGGATATACTCCAGTCTCTGGAATGCCGATGACTGGGCAACAAGAGGCGGGCTTGTGAAGACAGACTGGAGCCAAGCACCATTCACAGCCTCCTACAGGAACTTCAATGCCAATGCTTGTTTGTGGTCCTCTGGATCATCTTCTTGCAGTTCAACCTCTCCATCTTCTACCTCCACCAATGGGGGATGGTACTCACAAGAGCTAGATTCCACAAGCCAAGAGAGAATGAAATGGGTGCAGAAGAATTACATGATCTACAATTACTGCGCAGACACAAAGAGATTCCCACAGGGCCTTCCTCCTGAATGCTCTGCCACCACCATGTCCTAG
- the LOC100251376 gene encoding probable xyloglucan endotransglucosylase/hydrolase protein 23 isoform X1: MAAFCSFRRGLAGLQVSLIISFLAAASAGNFYQDFDITWGDGRAKILNNGELLTLSLDKASGSGFQSKNEYLFGKIAMQIKLVPGNSAGTVTAYYLSSKEWETHDEIDFEFLGNLSGDPYILHTNVYIQGQGKREKQFYLWFDPTADFHNYSILWNPQCVVFWVDGIPIREFKNLESAGVLFPKSQPMRIYSSLWNADDWATRGGLVKTNWSQAPFVASYRSFNADACILYSGTSSCSWDSPPWLSQVLDSTDQQKMKWVEDNYMIYNYCTDAERFSQGLPTECMRWWLGEVLFVFLSPVGI; the protein is encoded by the exons ATGGCTGCTTTCTGTTCTTTTAGACGCGGTTTAGCAGGCCTACAAGTGTCTTTAATCATCAGCTTCTTGGCTGCTGCCTCAGCAGGTAACTTCTACCAAGACTTTGATATCACTTGGGGGGATGGGCGTGCTAAGATACTCAACAATGGGGAGCTTCTTACTCTCTCTCTTGACAAGGCCTCCGGCTCGGGTTTTCAGTCCAAGAATGAGTATCTGTTTGGGAAGATTGCTATGCAGATCAAGTTAGTCCCTGGAAACTCTGCTGGCACTGTAACTGCCTATTAC TTGTCTTCAAAAGAGTGGGAGACTCATGATGAAATAGACTTTGAATTCTTGGGGAACCTCAGTGGTGATCCTTACATTCTTCACACCAATGTGTACATCCAAGGCCAGGGAAAAAGAGAGAAGCAATTCTACCTCTGGTTCGACCCAACTGCTGATTTCCACAACTACTCCATCCTCTGGAATCCACAATGCGTGGT CTTCTGGGTTGATGGCATCCCCATCAGGGAGTTCAAGAACTTGGAGTCAGCTGGTGTTCTCTTCCCAAAGAGCCAGCCCATGCGGATATACTCCAGTTTATGGAATGCAGATGACTGGGCAACAAGAGGAGGCCTTGTCAAAACTAACTGGAGCCAAGCTCCTTTCGTGGCTTCCTATAGGAGCTTCAATGCTGATGCTTGTATATTGTATTCTGGAACATCTTCTTGCAGTTGGGACTCTCCTCCATGGCTCTCACAAGTGCTTGATTCCACAGACCAGCAGAAGATGAAATGGGTCGAGGACAACTACATGATTTACAACTACTGCACTGATGCAGAGCGGTTCTCCCAGGGCCTTCCTACAGAATGCATG CGATGGTGGCTTGGAGAGGTGCTATTTGTCTTTCTCTCCCCTGTTGGCATTTAG
- the LOC100251376 gene encoding probable xyloglucan endotransglucosylase/hydrolase protein 23 isoform X2 produces the protein MAAFCSFRRGLAGLQVSLIISFLAAASAGNFYQDFDITWGDGRAKILNNGELLTLSLDKASGSGFQSKNEYLFGKIAMQIKLVPGNSAGTVTAYYLSSKEWETHDEIDFEFLGNLSGDPYILHTNVYIQGQGKREKQFYLWFDPTADFHNYSILWNPQCVVFWVDGIPIREFKNLESAGVLFPKSQPMRIYSSLWNADDWATRGGLVKTNWSQAPFVASYRSFNADACILYSGTSSCSWDSPPWLSQVLDSTDQQKMKWVEDNYMIYNYCTDAERFSQGLPTECMCK, from the exons ATGGCTGCTTTCTGTTCTTTTAGACGCGGTTTAGCAGGCCTACAAGTGTCTTTAATCATCAGCTTCTTGGCTGCTGCCTCAGCAGGTAACTTCTACCAAGACTTTGATATCACTTGGGGGGATGGGCGTGCTAAGATACTCAACAATGGGGAGCTTCTTACTCTCTCTCTTGACAAGGCCTCCGGCTCGGGTTTTCAGTCCAAGAATGAGTATCTGTTTGGGAAGATTGCTATGCAGATCAAGTTAGTCCCTGGAAACTCTGCTGGCACTGTAACTGCCTATTAC TTGTCTTCAAAAGAGTGGGAGACTCATGATGAAATAGACTTTGAATTCTTGGGGAACCTCAGTGGTGATCCTTACATTCTTCACACCAATGTGTACATCCAAGGCCAGGGAAAAAGAGAGAAGCAATTCTACCTCTGGTTCGACCCAACTGCTGATTTCCACAACTACTCCATCCTCTGGAATCCACAATGCGTGGT CTTCTGGGTTGATGGCATCCCCATCAGGGAGTTCAAGAACTTGGAGTCAGCTGGTGTTCTCTTCCCAAAGAGCCAGCCCATGCGGATATACTCCAGTTTATGGAATGCAGATGACTGGGCAACAAGAGGAGGCCTTGTCAAAACTAACTGGAGCCAAGCTCCTTTCGTGGCTTCCTATAGGAGCTTCAATGCTGATGCTTGTATATTGTATTCTGGAACATCTTCTTGCAGTTGGGACTCTCCTCCATGGCTCTCACAAGTGCTTGATTCCACAGACCAGCAGAAGATGAAATGGGTCGAGGACAACTACATGATTTACAACTACTGCACTGATGCAGAGCGGTTCTCCCAGGGCCTTCCTACAGAATGCATG TGCAAATAA